A DNA window from Dehalogenimonas sp. THU2 contains the following coding sequences:
- a CDS encoding NrpR regulatory domain-containing protein — protein sequence MAKIDSREVEREKLAILRVLGSASGALGSQVIARRLRDEYGIELSERAVRYHLGLLDDQGLTSKVSRRSGRAVTTAGLDELSNAMVTDKVGFVSDKIELLAYQSTFDVNRLDGLIPVNISFFHVDQFQDAVKTMTPIFKAGICVSDKVAVAAPGGNLGGIPVPEGYVGLATVCSIVINATLLKAGVPMDSRFGGTLQYRQNRPWRFTDLIHYSGSSLDPSEIFISSRMTTVAEAARRGAGKILANFREVPAMSLPLVRDLMSKLERAGIRGLVSMGESAKPVCEVPVGLNKAGMVLCGGLNPVAAAAEAGIGTRNRAMSGLMDFRSLENFSDIAKR from the coding sequence ATGGCCAAAATCGACAGCCGGGAAGTAGAACGTGAAAAACTGGCGATCCTGCGCGTACTGGGCAGCGCTTCCGGCGCCCTGGGCAGTCAGGTTATCGCCCGGCGCCTCCGGGACGAATACGGCATAGAACTTTCGGAACGGGCGGTGCGCTATCACCTGGGGTTGCTCGATGACCAGGGCTTAACGTCCAAGGTTTCCCGCCGCAGCGGTCGCGCTGTCACTACCGCCGGCCTTGATGAGTTAAGCAACGCCATGGTCACTGATAAGGTCGGCTTCGTATCGGATAAGATAGAGTTGCTGGCCTACCAGAGCACTTTCGATGTGAACCGGCTGGACGGTTTGATACCGGTCAACATCTCTTTTTTCCACGTCGATCAATTCCAGGACGCGGTAAAGACAATGACGCCGATCTTCAAGGCCGGGATTTGCGTATCCGACAAGGTGGCGGTGGCTGCGCCCGGCGGTAATCTGGGTGGGATACCGGTACCGGAAGGCTACGTGGGTCTGGCCACGGTATGCAGCATCGTTATCAACGCCACTTTGTTGAAGGCAGGAGTGCCCATGGATTCACGCTTCGGCGGTACGCTCCAATACCGGCAGAACCGGCCCTGGCGCTTCACTGACCTAATCCATTACTCCGGATCGTCACTGGATCCGTCGGAGATATTTATTTCCAGCCGCATGACCACTGTCGCTGAGGCGGCGCGGCGTGGCGCCGGCAAGATACTGGCTAATTTCCGCGAAGTTCCAGCCATGAGTCTGCCGCTGGTACGGGATCTTATGTCCAAGCTTGAACGTGCCGGAATTCGCGGACTGGTATCCATGGGGGAAAGTGCCAAACCGGTGTGCGAAGTGCCGGTGGGATTGAACAAGGCCGGAATGGTGCTCTGCGGCGGATTGAACCCCGTAGCTGCGGCGGCGGAGGCGGGAATCGGCACCAGGAACCGCGCCATGAGCGGGTTGATGGATTTCCGCAGCCTTGAGAACTTCTCGGATATCGCTAAAAGATAA
- a CDS encoding ferritin family protein has protein sequence MTIAFTPAELYNIAISVERRGAAFYDTLARTCSNDDTKQAFLALAAVEHQHIQTFQKLLAEAPAAKGEGADAEEYGAYFQALVEASVFNNDLATSELVTKVDTDKEAIEVGIGAEKDSILFYEQLRDIVAGNAAEDITKIISEEKAHLRKLAELKSLL, from the coding sequence ATGACCATAGCCTTTACCCCGGCCGAACTCTACAATATCGCCATCTCCGTCGAACGACGTGGCGCCGCCTTCTACGACACCCTTGCCCGCACCTGTTCCAACGACGACACCAAACAAGCTTTTCTGGCCCTGGCTGCCGTAGAACACCAGCATATCCAGACCTTCCAGAAATTGCTGGCTGAGGCACCGGCAGCCAAAGGGGAGGGCGCCGATGCCGAGGAGTACGGCGCCTATTTTCAGGCTTTGGTGGAGGCTTCCGTCTTCAACAATGATCTGGCTACCTCTGAGTTAGTGACCAAGGTTGACACCGATAAAGAAGCGATCGAGGTTGGTATCGGAGCGGAGAAAGATTCCATCCTGTTTTACGAGCAGCTTAGAGACATTGTCGCCGGCAACGCGGCGGAGGACATCACGAAGATCATCAGCGAGGAAAAAGCGCATCTGCGCAAGCTGGCCGAGTTGAAGTCGCTGCTATAA
- a CDS encoding Fe-Mn family superoxide dismutase has protein sequence MSYTAQDFSKILGMDGFSDTLINNHFTLYQGYVKNTNKLIELIDGLAKSGKSDKPEYAELQRRFAFEWNGMRLHEYYFGNLKGNGQPVSSGKLERKLIDACGSHEAWEADFRATGALRGVGWVILYEDLQTGQVFNAWINLHESGHLAGCQPILVMDVWEHAFMVDYGLKRADYINAFFRNIDWKVCESRLK, from the coding sequence ATGAGTTATACCGCGCAGGATTTCAGCAAGATTCTGGGTATGGATGGTTTCTCTGACACCCTCATCAACAACCATTTCACCCTTTACCAGGGGTATGTCAAGAACACGAACAAACTCATCGAACTTATCGATGGTCTGGCTAAGAGCGGCAAGAGCGACAAGCCGGAGTATGCAGAACTGCAGCGGAGATTCGCCTTCGAGTGGAACGGTATGCGGCTGCACGAGTACTATTTCGGCAACCTGAAGGGCAACGGCCAGCCGGTAAGCTCCGGCAAGCTAGAGCGCAAACTCATAGATGCCTGCGGCAGCCACGAAGCCTGGGAAGCGGACTTCCGCGCCACCGGCGCCCTGCGGGGTGTCGGCTGGGTAATTCTCTACGAGGATCTCCAGACCGGACAGGTCTTCAACGCGTGGATCAATCTTCATGAATCCGGGCATTTGGCAGGGTGCCAGCCCATTCTGGTCATGGACGTCTGGGAGCACGCTTTCATGGTCGATTACGGACTCAAACGCGCCGACTACATCAATGCTTTCTTCAGGAATATCGACTGGAAAGTATGCGAATCCCGGCTGAAGTAA
- a CDS encoding CBS domain-containing protein, with protein MDKTLVQSISVPSSRTLTVRESDSIEEAIREFVKQPDVHTLFIVDEQKKLKGLVKLHYILNWVKLKLGMNLSDRTSIRGGAFQAFEIMKLCQSQTIGDIISPAVSVKAGNTLEQALHIMVHEQLVELPVVDDVGKLIGEVKLTQLLARMLESGSDAAPTCQL; from the coding sequence ATGGACAAGACACTCGTTCAAAGCATCAGCGTACCCAGTTCGCGGACCCTTACCGTCAGGGAGAGCGATTCAATTGAAGAGGCGATACGGGAGTTCGTTAAACAACCGGACGTTCATACGCTCTTCATCGTCGATGAGCAGAAAAAGCTGAAAGGGCTGGTTAAGCTCCACTATATCCTGAATTGGGTCAAGCTCAAGCTGGGGATGAATCTGTCGGATCGCACCAGTATACGGGGTGGAGCGTTTCAAGCCTTTGAGATCATGAAGCTGTGCCAGTCGCAGACCATCGGCGATATTATTTCACCGGCTGTTTCGGTTAAAGCCGGCAACACACTGGAACAGGCACTGCACATCATGGTGCATGAACAATTGGTGGAATTGCCGGTAGTGGATGATGTTGGCAAACTTATCGGTGAGGTCAAACTGACTCAGCTCTTAGCGCGGATGCTGGAATCCGGCTCAGATGCCGCACCGACCTGCCAGTTGTAA
- a CDS encoding indolepyruvate oxidoreductase subunit beta, which yields MTGQNIVIVGVGGQGVVLASNLLAEAALASGCDVKKTDTLGMAQRGGSVVSHLRYGRSVASPLIPEGGADILIAFEKLEAARWAHFIKPDGTVIVNDLALPPLSVTLGADTYPSDTEIAAMIRRYTPGLNVVNGTATAEGLGNAKMVNTVLLGYAARFIDIDSRLLLSTIEAALPVKLRKANVSAFEAGQKLSPLTV from the coding sequence ATGACCGGGCAAAACATCGTTATCGTCGGCGTCGGCGGCCAGGGGGTCGTGCTTGCCTCCAATTTACTGGCTGAGGCCGCGCTTGCCAGCGGCTGCGACGTGAAAAAGACCGATACCCTGGGAATGGCCCAGCGTGGCGGCAGCGTGGTCAGCCATCTGCGCTACGGGCGATCCGTCGCCTCGCCGCTCATCCCTGAGGGCGGGGCTGATATCCTGATCGCCTTTGAGAAGCTGGAAGCGGCGCGTTGGGCGCACTTCATCAAACCGGATGGCACAGTCATTGTCAATGATCTGGCCCTGCCCCCGCTTTCGGTCACTCTCGGCGCCGATACCTACCCGTCGGATACCGAAATAGCGGCGATGATCCGAAGATACACCCCGGGGCTCAACGTCGTGAACGGCACAGCGACGGCAGAAGGTCTCGGCAACGCCAAGATGGTAAATACGGTACTCCTGGGCTACGCTGCCCGGTTCATCGATATCGACAGCCGTTTGCTCCTGTCCACGATCGAGGCAGCACTGCCGGTAAAGCTGCGCAAGGCAAACGTCAGCGCTTTCGAAGCCGGGCAAAAACTAAGCCCGCTAACGGTGTAG